CCGCAGACCTTCCTTTTGACTCCCCTCAAGAGGCCCTTATTCTGGCCTCAATTGTCGAGCGTGAAACATCGGTACCGTCAGAACGCGCGCGTGTTGCCGCGGTTTTCGTCAATCGTTTAAACCGGGGTATGCGGTTGCAATCTGATCCCACGGTTGCTTATGGCGTTGATCCCTCGGGTCCGTTAGGCCGACCCTTGCGGCGCTCGGATTTGGATCAGGAAACGCCTTACAACACCTATCAAATACCCGGATTGCCTCCCGGTCCGATTTGTCACCCCGGTCGGGAATCCATTGCGGCTGTCTTGTCGCCAGCCCAGACCGATGATTTGTTTTTTGTCGCCGATGGCAGCGGCGGGCATGCGTTTGCAAAGACGTTGAGGGAGCACAATCGCAATGTGGCCGCATGGCGTCGGATTCAGCGTGAGCGCGGGGACCGTTAAGGCAAGCGACTCGTTTTTTGAAGGTGATTAGGGGACTGCGGACTCTGCTGTGCATGCGGGTGAGGCATGGTCGATTTTCGATTTTGGAACAGTGATGACGAAGGTTGTACCGACACCTGGTGTACTCTCAAATTCTAGCCGGCCTCCGAACCGTTTGATGATGTCTAAAGAGATCGACAATCCAAGGCCGCTTCCTTTGCCAGCTTTTTTTGTCGTGAAAAAAGGTTCGAACAGTCGGCGGCCAATGTGTTTAGGAATGCCGCATCCGGAATCAGAAACCGAAATGAAGATGTTGTCGCTGTCCTGATCGGCGTCGATAGATATTGTTTTGCTGTCTGATGTTTCAACCGCGTGGCTGGCATTGATCATAAGGTTCAGTACGATCTGTTCCAAAGCATCAGCACTGATTGCAGCCAGGGGCAGTGAGCTTTTGACGTGGTTCTCAAACATAATGCCGGCGGTTTGATAAGAGGATGCCGTTAAACTCGACGCGCGATCCAGGGCGTCATTGACGTTGGCATGGGCGCTCAAGTCTTCTTTGAACCGTGAGAAAGACAGCATGTCCTGGACAACGCGGATGACCCTTTTGATTTCGGACTCGGCTTTCATAAGAGCCTCTCTGGCGCGGGCATTCTCCGTTTTGCGGAGGGCATACGCCACATAGTTGACGCACCCCATGAGCGGGTTATTCAGTTCGTGGGCAAACCCGGCCGACAGCGTGCCAAGGGTTGATAGTTTCTCTGCCCGGCGCCGTTCGGTGACATCTTGGTTGATGCCGATCATTAGCGTTTTTTCCGCTTGCGGGGCTTTAATCACGCGGGCTTTGCCGTAAATCACACGAACGGTACCGTCCGGTTTGAGAATGCGGAAGTCCTCTTCAAAATCGCCATATCCATTTAGGGCATGATTTACAGCCTGTTCAACGCGCGGCAGGTCTTCCGGAAGAACGACTTTTTTAAAGGACTCGTATGTTCCCTGAAATGTCTGTGATGTGAAGCCAAACAAGTTGAGGCTTTGTTGGTCAACATCTAGTTGTCCGGTTTCGGGATCCAAATGCCAAGTTCCTGTTCCACCCGCGCTGAGCGCGAGATCCAAGCGCTCCCGGTCGGTGGTGATCACGGCCTCTGTTTTGCGGCGTATAACGATTTCTCTTTCTAGGGCGTTCTGAACCTGCTGTCTGGCATTTACCTCTGCTTCCAGTTGGGCGTTGGCTTTGGCCAATGCTCTGGATCGTTTGAGGCTTGTTTGCACTGTGAGGACGGAACTGTAGAGCAGAAGGGTCAGAATGACCCCAAGGGTGACGGCGATGTGAGGAAGAAAACGGCTTGCCCCGTTCAGCAAGTTCTCAGTCTTTGTGGCTGTAACGGTCCATTCTACTGCGCCGGACTTAATCGTGACCTGTGTTTGCAAAGCGTTGGATATGTCAGGCAACTCATTATCGTAGACGGCCCCGGTGCTATCTGTGACGACGATACCTATGGCTTGCTCTGCACTCTTAACTTGAGCGCCATAAAGCGCACTTCCTGTAATCCCGCTGACCGTTAACCCGGCGATAAGCAGGCTCAGTGCCAAACTGGTATAAGTCCGTTGTCTTGCGCTGTTGTCCGACCCCAACACGACGTTAATCATCCCAAGCCCCAGCAGTACGATAGCGAAAGATGTCATCAGGCTCATCGGGACCGCCATCGACCAGGCATAGGTGTAAGGAATGCCTGTGATGTAACCGGTCAAGGCAATCAGTCCGAGGGTTGCAGTTGCGGCCCCGGACACAGCCGGAATGTATCGCTTGGCGATGCGGCGCGTTGCCAACTGGTCTGCGCCTGTGCGAATACCTGTTCCTAGGGCAAAAATAATGAGTGCAAGGCCCACATTCGGCGGCATGAGGACATAGCTACCAAGCTCAACCGGCCACCTCCCCCCCATAACAAAGACAGCGGGTAAACTCCCGAGTATCGCAATGGTGGCTATTATTACACTGAGTGCCAAGGAGATGCGGCGTGATGCGCGGAGGAGTGTTTTAAAGGATGACAGCAGAAGGCTGAGCCCGCACAAGACGAGACCCAAGGTGGTCCCGGTCTGGAGGGGTAAAGCTGTGATCGAATTATAGGTCTCAATCACTGTCAGGCCGGCAAAGAATATGGTGATGAGCGCGCAGATTGCAGTTGATGCATGTATCGCCGACAGCCAGTTAGACAGCTCGGGACCTGCGGTGGGGAATGCTCTGGCGCTCTTTACCCGTGGTGCCGAGCGGCGCAAATATGATGTGATTGCCACCATGCCAGCCCGGCCTCAAGATACCATGCCGAGAAGGAGTCCAACCTCTACTTTTTCGACTGAGGAGAGGTCGCCAATCAATCGTCGCTCCTCGCCTTCACCTATTTTTATCAAAGTTGGTGTGGCAAAAACGTTGTCGACAACAGCCGCTTGCGGATCTGCAAGTACATCAATCACCTGAAGGTGCAAGTCTGCACGGTTTTGCGTTTCGATGAGCTTCTGTAATGCGCTTCTTGCACGCATAGCACTCGGTGTGCGCCCTGTGACGAACAATTTCA
This genomic stretch from Rhodospirillaceae bacterium harbors:
- a CDS encoding ATP-binding protein; protein product: MVAITSYLRRSAPRVKSARAFPTAGPELSNWLSAIHASTAICALITIFFAGLTVIETYNSITALPLQTGTTLGLVLCGLSLLLSSFKTLLRASRRISLALSVIIATIAILGSLPAVFVMGGRWPVELGSYVLMPPNVGLALIIFALGTGIRTGADQLATRRIAKRYIPAVSGAATATLGLIALTGYITGIPYTYAWSMAVPMSLMTSFAIVLLGLGMINVVLGSDNSARQRTYTSLALSLLIAGLTVSGITGSALYGAQVKSAEQAIGIVVTDSTGAVYDNELPDISNALQTQVTIKSGAVEWTVTATKTENLLNGASRFLPHIAVTLGVILTLLLYSSVLTVQTSLKRSRALAKANAQLEAEVNARQQVQNALEREIVIRRKTEAVITTDRERLDLALSAGGTGTWHLDPETGQLDVDQQSLNLFGFTSQTFQGTYESFKKVVLPEDLPRVEQAVNHALNGYGDFEEDFRILKPDGTVRVIYGKARVIKAPQAEKTLMIGINQDVTERRRAEKLSTLGTLSAGFAHELNNPLMGCVNYVAYALRKTENARAREALMKAESEIKRVIRVVQDMLSFSRFKEDLSAHANVNDALDRASSLTASSYQTAGIMFENHVKSSLPLAAISADALEQIVLNLMINASHAVETSDSKTISIDADQDSDNIFISVSDSGCGIPKHIGRRLFEPFFTTKKAGKGSGLGLSISLDIIKRFGGRLEFESTPGVGTTFVITVPKSKIDHASPACTAESAVP
- a CDS encoding circadian clock KaiB family protein, translated to MADPRLRTETGPGVILKLFVTGRTPSAMRARSALQKLIETQNRADLHLQVIDVLADPQAAVVDNVFATPTLIKIGEGEERRLIGDLSSVEKVEVGLLLGMVS